From one Pedobacter faecalis genomic stretch:
- a CDS encoding T9SS type A sorting domain-containing protein, with amino-acid sequence MNQSFAQKADSALNSMRAKKINKVPQIKVDLPNYRAKYYLGKIPYDGFSNLRGLDYVPQRTEKNLTVLKIYPNPVNDKVNLIIRLDQEANFSVRILDMLGNEVVTLANERLREGEQTKNYAIPNRLNPGVYFLRISAGAETIVKRISVL; translated from the coding sequence ATGAACCAGAGTTTTGCTCAAAAGGCTGACAGCGCCTTAAACAGTATGCGTGCGAAGAAAATCAACAAAGTACCACAAATTAAAGTAGATCTTCCGAATTATAGGGCTAAGTATTATTTGGGGAAAATACCTTACGATGGTTTCTCCAACCTAAGAGGCTTGGATTACGTCCCCCAGAGGACTGAAAAAAACCTAACTGTTCTTAAAATTTATCCTAACCCGGTAAATGACAAGGTTAATCTCATTATTCGTCTTGACCAGGAAGCGAATTTTTCCGTCAGGATACTTGATATGCTTGGCAATGAAGTGGTGACTTTGGCTAACGAACGACTAAGAGAGGGCGAGCAGACTAAAAACTACGCTATTCCAAATCGATTAAACCCTGGTGTATACTTTTTGAGAATTTCGGCAGGAGCTGAAACAATAGTGAAACGGATATCTGTTTTGTAA
- a CDS encoding fumarylacetoacetate hydrolase family protein: MKIIAIGRNYAAHAKELNNPIPETPVIFLKPDTALLRDGKPFYIPDFSSDIHYELEVILKICKEGKHISEKFASNYYEEIGLGIDFTARDIQAKHKEKGLPWELAKAFDHSAAISNFLPKSDFQDIYNLDFRLDVNGETKQLGNTRNMIFSFDNIISFISKYITLKKGDLIFTGTPEGVGRIVPGDKLQAWLCGQELIKFDIR, encoded by the coding sequence ATGAAGATAATTGCTATAGGAAGAAACTACGCGGCACATGCGAAAGAATTAAACAATCCGATACCTGAAACACCTGTAATTTTTTTAAAGCCTGATACTGCCCTTCTAAGGGATGGAAAACCTTTTTACATCCCCGATTTCTCGTCCGATATCCATTACGAACTTGAGGTAATATTAAAAATATGTAAAGAAGGTAAACATATTTCCGAAAAGTTCGCATCAAACTATTACGAAGAAATAGGACTTGGGATTGATTTCACCGCGAGGGATATCCAGGCAAAACATAAGGAAAAAGGGTTGCCATGGGAACTGGCCAAGGCATTTGATCATTCCGCGGCAATCAGCAATTTTTTACCAAAGTCAGACTTCCAAGACATCTACAATCTTGATTTTCGACTGGACGTAAACGGGGAAACGAAACAGCTTGGCAACACGCGCAATATGATCTTCTCATTTGATAACATCATATCATTCATATCAAAGTATATTACATTAAAAAAAGGGGACCTAATTTTCACCGGTACGCCAGAAGGCGTAGGTCGCATAGTCCCGGGCGATAAGTTGCAGGCTTGGCTATGCGGACAAGAGCTAATAAAATTTGACATCAGGTAG
- a CDS encoding peptidoglycan DD-metalloendopeptidase family protein: MIRILSVFIIWAIVPIFAYSQPVWSNNKYPLVDFRQPLDIKPPALSGSFGELRSNHFHSGLDFRTNQREGYPVFAVADGFVSRLRVQNGGFGLALYVNHPNGFTSVYAHLQRFGPEIADQVKRIQYHKKSFEVDELVDSSLLPVRKGQVIAYSGNTGGSAGPHLHFEIRDSKTEATINPQLFGIEIPDNVPPVIHSLYVYRLNHKVFNELTPKQYFRLIGSAGNYRIHHVTTLRLGGEVGFGIVTNDRHTGASGLNGVYAIQLELDGTVIYSSSMERFEFVNSRAINAHIDYPHYLKTKISIQKSFVDPGNPLKIYSNVLNYGRVTFNDGKLHRMKYTVIDGRGNKSTLTFNVQSDNQAVIKTPEVKADTIFKFTDRNEYIEDDVRVILTKGTLYNDVYFSAKKLPRQSYNVYSSSYQIHNNKVPLHTGFELWIKADSTLIPYQEKAVILNASGISQGGSFEDGYVKATPRTFGNYYISVDTIAPTITPLNISEGKRMGNVSKVTFKIRDDLSGLKSFNGYIDDKWVLMEFDAKTATLWHTFDDLTLSGKHTFKLVVTDMKNNAKTYNVTFYK, encoded by the coding sequence ATGATCAGAATTTTATCAGTTTTTATAATCTGGGCAATTGTGCCAATATTCGCGTATAGCCAACCAGTATGGAGTAACAACAAATATCCGTTGGTTGACTTCCGTCAGCCCCTGGACATCAAACCTCCAGCGCTTTCCGGCTCTTTTGGTGAACTGCGGTCTAATCACTTTCATTCCGGACTTGATTTCCGCACCAATCAACGCGAGGGCTATCCGGTTTTTGCTGTGGCTGATGGCTTCGTATCGCGCCTTAGAGTGCAGAATGGAGGCTTTGGACTTGCCTTATACGTTAACCACCCCAATGGGTTCACTTCTGTATACGCGCATCTCCAGCGATTTGGCCCGGAGATAGCCGATCAGGTAAAACGCATTCAATACCATAAAAAGTCATTTGAGGTAGATGAACTTGTTGATAGCTCGCTCTTACCAGTACGAAAGGGACAGGTGATCGCTTATTCGGGGAACACCGGAGGATCGGCCGGACCGCACCTCCATTTTGAGATAAGAGATTCTAAAACGGAGGCAACTATAAATCCTCAACTATTCGGCATAGAGATACCGGACAACGTTCCCCCCGTGATACATTCATTATATGTGTATCGATTGAATCATAAGGTTTTTAATGAGTTGACTCCAAAACAGTACTTTCGGCTTATTGGTTCAGCTGGAAACTACCGGATACATCACGTAACTACCCTGCGCCTGGGCGGTGAGGTAGGGTTCGGAATCGTCACAAACGATCGCCATACCGGCGCTTCTGGCCTGAACGGCGTGTACGCGATTCAACTTGAACTTGATGGAACGGTGATATACAGTTCCTCTATGGAACGCTTTGAGTTCGTTAACAGCAGAGCCATCAATGCTCATATCGATTATCCGCATTACCTTAAAACCAAGATATCGATTCAAAAGAGTTTTGTTGATCCTGGCAACCCGCTTAAAATTTATAGTAACGTTCTAAATTATGGGCGCGTAACATTTAATGACGGCAAACTTCACCGGATGAAATACACGGTAATAGATGGCCGCGGAAATAAGAGCACCTTAACGTTTAACGTTCAGTCGGACAACCAAGCGGTCATTAAAACGCCGGAGGTTAAGGCAGATACAATCTTTAAATTCACCGATAGAAATGAATACATTGAGGATGATGTGAGGGTGATATTGACCAAGGGAACGCTTTATAACGATGTCTATTTCTCTGCCAAAAAGTTGCCGCGCCAGTCATATAATGTATACTCATCATCCTATCAGATTCATAACAACAAAGTTCCATTGCACACGGGGTTTGAGCTTTGGATAAAAGCTGACAGCACTTTGATCCCTTATCAGGAAAAGGCTGTGATCCTTAACGCATCCGGAATATCACAGGGCGGATCATTTGAAGACGGTTACGTTAAAGCAACGCCACGGACTTTTGGTAATTATTATATTTCTGTCGACACAATAGCCCCAACCATCACCCCGCTCAATATATCAGAAGGAAAACGGATGGGAAACGTGAGTAAGGTAACGTTTAAAATAAGGGATGACCTATCGGGTCTTAAAAGCTTCAACGGCTATATAGACGACAAATGGGTACTTATGGAATTTGACGCTAAGACCGCAACGCTCTGGCACACCTTTGATGATCTTACGTTATCTGGTAAACATACCTTTAAGCTTGTTGTTACAGATATGAAAAACAACGCCAAAACGTATAATGTAACCTTTTACAAATAG
- the bcp gene encoding thioredoxin-dependent thiol peroxidase, whose protein sequence is MTQLKAGQKAPDFTEKDQNGNMVSLSQFKGKIVILYFYPKDDTPGCTAEACNFRDNYESLIGKGIVVLGVSIDDEKSHQKFVTKHNLPFPLLADPDKKIVELYGVWGEKSMYGKIYMGTNRTTFVIDEEGYILHIITKVDTKNSSAQVLSLLS, encoded by the coding sequence ATGACACAACTAAAAGCAGGTCAAAAGGCCCCGGACTTCACTGAGAAGGACCAGAACGGTAATATGGTTTCCTTAAGCCAGTTTAAAGGAAAAATAGTTATCCTCTATTTTTATCCGAAGGATGATACGCCGGGCTGCACAGCGGAAGCATGTAATTTCAGAGACAACTATGAAAGTTTAATTGGGAAAGGGATAGTTGTATTGGGTGTAAGCATTGATGATGAGAAATCCCACCAGAAGTTTGTTACAAAACACAATTTACCTTTTCCCCTGCTTGCCGATCCGGACAAAAAGATCGTTGAGCTATATGGTGTATGGGGAGAGAAAAGTATGTATGGTAAGATTTATATGGGTACAAACAGAACAACATTTGTTATTGACGAAGAAGGATATATCTTACATATCATAACAAAAGTTGACACAAAGAATTCTTCGGCTCAGGTGCTTAGCCTGCTTAGTTGA
- a CDS encoding transketolase, whose protein sequence is MKHTINELTDIASQVRRDIVRMVHACQSGHPGGSLGCADFMTALYFEVMNHSSDFQMDGKNEDLFFLSNGHISPVFYSVLARSGYFELSELATFRKLDSRLQGHPTTHEGLPGVRVASGSLGQGMSVAIGAALAKKLNKDTSIVFSLHGDGELQEGQNWEAIMYAPFNKVDNLISTVDYNGQQIDGPTEKVLSLENLRAKFEAFGWHVIDSDGNDMDSIVKALHYAKSLTGKGKPILNLMSTQMGYGVDFMMGSHKWHGVAPNDEQLTTALAQLTSTQTDY, encoded by the coding sequence ATGAAACATACAATTAATGAATTAACGGACATCGCTTCTCAGGTTCGAAGGGACATTGTAAGGATGGTCCATGCCTGCCAATCAGGACACCCTGGGGGGTCACTTGGCTGTGCAGATTTTATGACGGCTCTTTATTTTGAGGTGATGAATCACTCATCGGATTTCCAGATGGATGGAAAAAACGAAGACTTGTTCTTCCTGTCTAACGGACACATATCACCTGTTTTTTATAGTGTCTTAGCGAGATCGGGATATTTTGAGCTTAGTGAGCTGGCTACTTTCAGAAAACTTGATTCGCGACTACAAGGACATCCTACAACGCATGAAGGACTGCCCGGAGTGCGTGTAGCTTCGGGCTCACTGGGACAAGGTATGTCTGTGGCCATAGGTGCGGCTTTAGCTAAAAAGCTTAATAAAGACACATCCATTGTATTTTCACTGCATGGTGACGGAGAACTGCAAGAGGGTCAAAACTGGGAGGCCATCATGTATGCGCCATTTAATAAAGTAGATAATTTGATATCTACTGTTGACTACAATGGCCAGCAGATCGATGGTCCAACAGAAAAAGTCCTTTCCTTAGAAAATTTACGTGCTAAATTTGAAGCCTTCGGCTGGCATGTGATAGACTCCGACGGGAATGATATGGACAGCATTGTGAAGGCCCTCCATTACGCCAAATCGCTTACGGGAAAAGGTAAGCCAATATTGAACTTAATGAGCACCCAAATGGGTTATGGTGTCGACTTTATGATGGGGTCACACAAGTGGCACGGCGTAGCGCCGAATGACGAGCAATTAACGACAGCGCTTGCGCAACTTACCAGCACTCAAACTGATTACTAA
- a CDS encoding transketolase family protein, translating into MKKYTYTEKKDTRSGFGAGLLEAGKKNPEVVALCADLVGSLKMDAFIKEFPERFFQVGIAEANMIGIAAGLTIGGKIPFTGSFANFSTGRVYDQIRQSVAYSDKNVKICASHAGLTLGEDGATHQILEDIGLMKMLPGMTVINPCDYNQTKAATIAIAEHHGPVYLRFGRPVIPVFTDPDQKFEIGKAWMVNEGKDVTIVATGHMVWKAIEAGEKLAELGIDAEIINIHTIKPLDEEAILKSVKKTGCVVTCEEHNKYGGLGESISRLLVTELPTPQEFVAVNDSFGESGTPDQLMTKYGLDSADIVAATQKVMKRAGK; encoded by the coding sequence ATGAAGAAATATACATACACGGAGAAGAAAGATACGCGCTCCGGATTTGGCGCAGGACTGTTGGAGGCCGGCAAAAAGAATCCAGAAGTTGTCGCCTTATGCGCTGACCTCGTCGGATCGTTAAAAATGGACGCGTTTATTAAAGAATTTCCAGAACGCTTTTTCCAGGTGGGAATTGCTGAAGCGAACATGATAGGAATCGCTGCAGGACTTACCATCGGCGGTAAAATACCGTTTACCGGATCGTTCGCCAACTTCTCAACCGGAAGGGTTTATGATCAAATTCGTCAGTCGGTTGCTTATTCTGATAAAAATGTCAAGATATGTGCCTCTCATGCCGGCCTTACGTTAGGCGAGGATGGTGCAACCCACCAAATTCTTGAAGACATAGGCCTGATGAAGATGCTCCCAGGCATGACCGTAATTAACCCTTGCGATTACAACCAGACTAAGGCTGCTACTATCGCCATTGCTGAACACCATGGACCAGTGTATTTGCGGTTTGGAAGACCAGTAATACCTGTGTTTACAGATCCGGACCAGAAGTTCGAGATCGGAAAAGCATGGATGGTGAATGAGGGTAAAGATGTAACTATCGTAGCTACAGGACATATGGTCTGGAAAGCAATTGAAGCGGGCGAAAAATTAGCTGAACTGGGAATCGATGCAGAAATCATTAACATCCACACAATAAAACCACTTGATGAAGAGGCCATTCTGAAGTCGGTTAAAAAGACAGGATGCGTCGTTACCTGTGAAGAGCATAATAAGTATGGCGGCCTGGGAGAGAGCATTTCGAGACTATTGGTAACCGAACTACCAACGCCTCAAGAATTTGTTGCCGTTAACGATAGCTTTGGAGAAAGTGGGACCCCGGATCAGTTGATGACAAAGTACGGACTGGATAGCGCCGATATAGTTGCAGCAACACAAAAAGTAATGAAGCGCGCAGGCAAGTAG
- a CDS encoding RNA polymerase sigma factor: MKQVEDAEILKKFSSPETRDEAFNLLIQKYKQKLYWHIRRLVIDHDDTDDLVQDVFVKVWKNLANFRSDSQLYTWLYRIATNESITFLNKKKQQNNTSLDEVSGELERTLLASPYFDGDKLQLKLQKALLTLPEKQRLIFNMKYFDELKYEEISEITGTSVGALKASFHIAVKKIEAFMLNEDIRF, from the coding sequence ATGAAGCAGGTTGAAGACGCTGAGATCTTAAAGAAATTCTCCTCACCGGAGACGAGAGACGAAGCATTCAATCTGCTTATCCAGAAATACAAACAAAAACTATATTGGCATATCAGACGGCTGGTCATTGATCATGACGACACCGACGACCTGGTACAGGATGTCTTTGTTAAAGTTTGGAAAAACCTCGCCAATTTTCGCAGCGATTCGCAACTGTACACCTGGCTGTACAGGATTGCAACGAATGAGTCAATCACCTTTTTAAACAAAAAGAAGCAGCAAAACAACACCTCATTAGACGAGGTGTCAGGCGAGCTGGAGAGAACGCTTTTAGCTTCACCGTATTTTGACGGCGACAAACTCCAGCTAAAGTTGCAGAAGGCGTTACTTACACTTCCCGAAAAACAACGCCTGATTTTTAACATGAAGTATTTCGATGAACTTAAATATGAAGAGATTTCTGAAATTACAGGAACGAGTGTTGGTGCACTTAAGGCATCCTTTCATATCGCCGTTAAAAAAATTGAGGCTTTTATGCTAAATGAGGACATTCGGTTTTAA
- a CDS encoding DUF58 domain-containing protein: MQIINEQEDGFSNLDLLAQQVVEGFITGLHQSPFHGFSVEFSEHRLYNAGESVKSIDWKLYAKTEKLFSKRYEEETNLRCQFVLDVSSSMYFPNGPNNKLRFSILAIAALIKLLRRQRDAFGLSIFTDHLLVSTDTKSTLSHQRYLFAELERVFKERMQNRKTDLTQILHQIAELVHKRSLIVLFSDMLQSYNAEAEIDRMFTALQHLKFNKHEVIIFNVSDKQKEIDFNFGNHRYEFIDLETGGRITTFTTDIKRQYASRIRDYYKALQLKCARYKIDLIDVDIQQNVDQVLEKYLIKRKRMG, encoded by the coding sequence ATGCAAATCATCAATGAACAGGAGGACGGTTTTTCGAATCTAGACTTACTCGCTCAGCAGGTCGTTGAGGGTTTTATCACAGGTTTACATCAAAGTCCATTCCACGGCTTTTCCGTTGAGTTTTCCGAGCACCGCTTATATAACGCTGGGGAAAGTGTGAAAAGCATTGACTGGAAACTTTATGCAAAAACGGAAAAGCTTTTCAGTAAGCGGTATGAAGAAGAAACAAACCTTCGGTGTCAGTTTGTTTTGGACGTCTCTTCGTCCATGTATTTTCCGAACGGTCCCAATAACAAGCTCCGCTTTTCGATATTGGCAATTGCAGCATTAATTAAATTGTTAAGACGCCAAAGAGATGCATTTGGCTTAAGCATTTTTACAGATCACCTTTTAGTAAGTACAGACACTAAATCAACATTATCTCATCAGAGGTATCTCTTCGCTGAGCTTGAGCGGGTTTTCAAAGAGAGGATGCAGAATCGGAAGACAGATTTGACTCAAATACTTCATCAGATAGCAGAGTTGGTTCACAAGCGGTCATTGATCGTACTATTTAGTGATATGCTTCAATCATACAACGCTGAGGCTGAGATCGATCGAATGTTTACTGCGCTGCAACATCTGAAGTTTAACAAGCATGAAGTGATAATATTTAATGTGTCAGACAAACAGAAGGAGATTGACTTTAATTTTGGGAACCACCGTTACGAGTTTATCGACTTAGAAACTGGTGGCCGCATAACTACCTTCACAACTGACATCAAGCGTCAATACGCTTCAAGAATACGCGACTATTATAAGGCTCTTCAACTAAAGTGCGCTCGTTATAAAATAGATCTGATTGATGTGGATATACAGCAAAATGTTGATCAGGTTTTAGAGAAGTATTTAATCAAGAGAAAAAGAATGGGTTAA
- the trxA gene encoding thioredoxin: MALEITDANFEEVVLKSDKPVLVDFWAEWCGPCRMVGPSVDEISKEYEGKAIVGKVNVDNNPQISTQFGIRNIPALLYFKNGEVVDKQVGAVPKSVLSQKLDKQL, translated from the coding sequence ATGGCTTTGGAAATTACGGATGCAAACTTCGAGGAAGTTGTATTAAAATCAGATAAACCCGTTTTAGTTGATTTTTGGGCAGAATGGTGTGGTCCATGTCGCATGGTGGGCCCGTCAGTCGATGAAATATCTAAGGAGTATGAAGGGAAAGCAATAGTAGGGAAGGTAAACGTCGATAATAATCCACAGATATCTACTCAGTTTGGTATCAGAAATATCCCGGCTCTACTGTATTTTAAGAACGGTGAGGTTGTCGATAAGCAGGTTGGAGCTGTTCCTAAGTCTGTGCTGTCTCAAAAGCTTGATAAGCAGTTGTAG